Part of the Brachyspira hampsonii genome is shown below.
TCAGAAGCATAAATAAGGGCAGATGCTCCCCAAGATGATTTTTCATTTATATCTGCATTATTTTCTACTAATAAATTAAACATTTCTTCATTGCCGTTTTCGCATGCAATCATAATCATATTTTTGCCGTCTTTATTTTTTATATTTAAATCAGAATTATGTTCTATTAGTAATTTTGCCATATCTATATTATCAGTTCTTACAGCTTCCATTAAAGCATTAAATCCATCGTCTGCTCTTAAATTAACTAAAGCCCCATTATCAATCAAAGCTTTTGCTATATCATAATGATTATATGATGAAGCTATCATTAAAGGTGTTGTATTAGTATAATGTGTAATATCACCTATGAGAATTTCATCTTTTGACTGAGCATTTATACCTCCATCATTTATTAAGTCAATCATTTCAGCTGCGCCTGTTTTATTTTTATTTTTTTCTAATAGTTTTAATAATTCTTCGCTAGGCATTATTATTTCATTTGTCATTGATGTATTTTTTAATTTTTCATTATTACTTTCATTAAATGTACTATCTCTTGTTTCTTCTTTTATTTCTTCAGTATATTCATCAGCTTCTTTGTTAGGCTCTATCAATGTATTATCTGTTTCTATATTATTCATGATAATGTCTTTTACTTTATCATTATTGCTTTCATTATTTGCCGCATATAAAGTTATTACTGTTATCATCACAATGAGAATGATTTTATTTTTCATAATACTATCCTTAATATTAATTGTTTAAATAATATCATACAATATATTTTTAGTAAATATTTTAATAAGTATTAAATTATATTAATTATTAGAGATTAAAGTTAAAATATTTTTTGTTAAATAAAAAAGGCTATTATATTTTTATAACAGCCTTTTATTATCAAAATCATTTAATTTTTTTAATTAGAATCTTTTTTTACCATGTTTTTTTTCTTTTTTTGTATGTTCTTCTTCAACATAGTCAGCAGGTTTTTCAAGCAATGCTTTTCTGCTTAAAGAATATTTGCAGCCCTTAACATCTAATATTTTTACTTTCACTTCATCGCCTATTTTTAGAACCTCTTCCACATTCATAACATGTTTATAAGCAAGCTCAGATATATGACAAAGTCCTTCTACCCCCGGAAGTATCTCAATAAAAGCACCGAAATCTTTGATGTCTTTAACTATTCCGTCATAAACTTCGCCAACTTCAGGATCTTTAACATAAGCGTTTATAAGTTTTATAGTTTTATCTAAAGTAGGAGTATCAGGAGCAAATATGTTAACTACACCGCTGTCCTGTATCTCTACATCGCTTCCTGTTTCCTCTATTATAGCTTTTATATTTTTTCCTCCAGGTCCTATTAATACCCTTATTTTTTCAGGATTAACATTCATAGTTTTGTATTTAGGAGCAAAATCAGAAATTTCTCCGGCACTAGTTATAGTGGCATCTATTTTATCAAGTATAAAGTATCTTGCTTTTTTAGCCTGTTCTAATGCTTCTTTTAATATTTGAGTTGAAATACCTGTAAGTTTAATATCTAATTGGAAAGCAGTTATACCTTTACGAGTTCCTGCCACTTTAAAGTCCATATCACCCAAATGATCTTCTACACCTTGTATATCTGTGAGTATTTTATAGCCGTCTTTGTATGTAGCAAGTCCCATAGCAATACCTGCAACGCTGGCATTAAGAGGAACACCGGCTGAAAGTAATGACATAGTAGAAGCACATATTGTGGCCATAGAAGAAGAACCGTTACTTTCTAATATTTCAGCAACCACTCTTACTGTATATGGGAATTTGTCTTTAGTAGGAAGTACAGCATTGAAAGATCTTTCAGCTAAATTTCCATGTCCTATTTCTCTTCTTCCCGGAGCACCGTATCTTCCAACTTCTCCTACAGAAAATGGAGGGAAATTATAATGAAGCATGAAAGTTTTATTTTCTTTGCCGTATATATCGTCCATTAACTGAGCATCTTTCTCACTTCCTAATGTAACTATAGATAAACATTGAGTTTGTCCTCTAGTGAAAAGAGCAGAACCATGCACTCTAGGTATTAAATTAATCATAGTGCTTATTGGTCTTATTTCATCTAATTCTCTTCCATCAGGACGCATAGATTTTTCTACTATAGCCTCTCTTACTATTTCCTCTTCTATAGAATGGCATATACCTTTAACCTGAGATATTAATTTTTCATCTTCAGTTGTAGTTTTTATATATTCTTCTATTTCGTCAAAAGCATTATCCATACTTTCATTTCTTTTAGTTTTGTCAGGATTATAATTAGCCGCTTCTATTTTTGCTCTTCCGTATTCAGTAACT
Proteins encoded:
- a CDS encoding ankyrin repeat domain-containing protein produces the protein MKNKIILIVMITVITLYAANNESNNDKVKDIIMNNIETDNTLIEPNKEADEYTEEIKEETRDSTFNESNNEKLKNTSMTNEIIMPSEELLKLLEKNKNKTGAAEMIDLINDGGINAQSKDEILIGDITHYTNTTPLMIASSYNHYDIAKALIDNGALVNLRADDGFNALMEAVRTDNIDMAKLLIEHNSDLNIKNKDGKNMIMIACENGNEEMFNLLVENNADINEKSSWGASALIYASEKGNINIMKYLIDAGIDVNGKADDNGDTPLIWAVAGQNPYEASKLLIENGADVNATNNSGTAPATILAGSVPEVVKLLKDNGADLDTKFADDDTPIVIAASVGNLEIVKALVENGADVNYYPNDMNYTAIYHAIDQGCYEVAEYLFKNGVDLNIELKPSDVYGGAIKESYNLLEYAEAMQDKKMIDIVSKYYKKKK
- the pnp gene encoding polyribonucleotide nucleotidyltransferase — protein: MVTVKSVFCGEELILETGLLAKQAHGSVTLRLGNTTILATVVAAKEPNLESDFFPLTVNYNEKYYAGGKIPGGFFKREAKPRDKEILISRIIDRPLRPLFPDGFRNEVQIIPTVLSVDTDMPTDALALIASSAALTISWIPFGGPVAAVRIGYKNGEYIINPKNSELASSELDIIVAGSKDAILMIEGEAKEVSEEVFIGAIELAHKEMQKYIDMQNEMASLCGTQKIEQELFEFDADLVKTVTEYGRAKIEAANYNPDKTKRNESMDNAFDEIEEYIKTTTEDEKLISQVKGICHSIEEEIVREAIVEKSMRPDGRELDEIRPISTMINLIPRVHGSALFTRGQTQCLSIVTLGSEKDAQLMDDIYGKENKTFMLHYNFPPFSVGEVGRYGAPGRREIGHGNLAERSFNAVLPTKDKFPYTVRVVAEILESNGSSSMATICASTMSLLSAGVPLNASVAGIAMGLATYKDGYKILTDIQGVEDHLGDMDFKVAGTRKGITAFQLDIKLTGISTQILKEALEQAKKARYFILDKIDATITSAGEISDFAPKYKTMNVNPEKIRVLIGPGGKNIKAIIEETGSDVEIQDSGVVNIFAPDTPTLDKTIKLINAYVKDPEVGEVYDGIVKDIKDFGAFIEILPGVEGLCHISELAYKHVMNVEEVLKIGDEVKVKILDVKGCKYSLSRKALLEKPADYVEEEHTKKEKKHGKKRF